A genomic segment from Blastococcus sp. PRF04-17 encodes:
- a CDS encoding alpha/beta hydrolase, with the protein MSGGRGVGEPDGAADRRRTRSPRGPLRIPLPTPLTAPGVAVGTALACLALTPSLLPRSPAAQGLVCGIVAAVGYGVGRLGTRVARRATWRPGPHLHKAGRWAVWVLAPLAFALMLTASFGWQREVHGLVGLEPPSGASPLLIVAVTLAVALLLVGVGRLLRAAARRVAGPLGRVLPARVASPLGALAVAVVIGAALDQFVLRWTLAAIDSSFDAVNNEVPPGREPPVTGMRSGGPGSLSPWDELGVQGRRFVSSGPGRADLAETAAGRTVRTPIRVYVGLDSGEDLEELAAVAVRELERTGAFRRAVLCVVTPTGRGWVNQDAAEALEHLYAGDTAIVSMQYSYLPSSLAFLTDPERAREAGRQLFDQVHERWAGLPEDTRPRLLVYGESLGSTGAQAAFSGLGDIRARTDGALFVGPPQSNTLWRELVERRDRGTPQVLPTYDSGLTVRFASDRSDVHRPDGRPWQAPRVLFLQHASDPICWWSPDLLFRRPDWLEEPRGADVSPSMSWYPVVTFAQVTADLAVGNSTPVGHGHRYGDFVRHWAAILPPPGWSDADTDRVAAVLDG; encoded by the coding sequence ATGAGCGGAGGCCGGGGCGTGGGCGAGCCGGACGGCGCGGCCGACCGGCGGCGGACCCGATCGCCTCGCGGGCCCCTGCGCATCCCGCTGCCCACGCCGCTCACCGCCCCAGGGGTGGCGGTCGGGACGGCGCTGGCCTGCCTGGCGCTGACGCCTTCCCTGCTGCCACGGTCTCCCGCTGCTCAGGGTCTGGTGTGCGGGATCGTGGCGGCAGTGGGCTACGGCGTGGGGCGGCTCGGGACCCGCGTGGCCCGGCGCGCCACGTGGCGGCCGGGGCCGCACCTGCACAAGGCCGGTCGCTGGGCGGTATGGGTCCTGGCACCGCTGGCCTTCGCCCTGATGCTGACCGCCTCCTTCGGCTGGCAGCGGGAGGTGCACGGGCTGGTCGGCCTCGAGCCGCCGAGCGGGGCCTCGCCGCTGCTGATCGTCGCGGTGACCCTCGCGGTCGCGCTCCTCCTCGTCGGTGTGGGGAGACTGCTGCGCGCGGCCGCCCGACGGGTCGCCGGACCACTGGGGCGGGTGCTGCCCGCCCGGGTGGCCAGCCCGCTCGGAGCGCTCGCGGTGGCCGTGGTGATCGGTGCGGCGCTCGACCAGTTCGTCCTGCGCTGGACGCTCGCAGCCATCGACAGCTCCTTCGACGCGGTCAACAACGAGGTGCCACCCGGCCGGGAACCGCCGGTGACCGGTATGCGCTCCGGTGGGCCCGGCTCGCTGTCCCCGTGGGACGAGCTCGGGGTGCAGGGCCGACGGTTCGTGTCCTCCGGTCCGGGCCGCGCAGACCTCGCGGAGACCGCGGCCGGCCGCACCGTCCGCACGCCGATCCGCGTCTACGTGGGGCTGGACAGCGGCGAGGACCTCGAGGAACTGGCGGCGGTGGCCGTCCGCGAGCTCGAGCGGACCGGCGCGTTCCGCCGGGCGGTGCTGTGCGTGGTGACGCCGACCGGTCGGGGCTGGGTGAACCAGGACGCCGCCGAGGCGCTCGAGCACCTGTACGCCGGCGACACCGCCATCGTGTCGATGCAGTACTCCTACCTGCCGAGCTCCCTGGCCTTCCTGACCGACCCGGAGCGGGCCCGCGAGGCCGGCCGGCAGTTGTTCGACCAGGTGCACGAACGCTGGGCCGGGCTGCCCGAGGACACACGCCCGCGTCTGCTGGTCTACGGGGAGAGCCTCGGATCGACCGGGGCGCAGGCCGCCTTCAGCGGGCTCGGTGACATCCGGGCGCGGACGGACGGCGCGCTGTTCGTGGGACCGCCGCAGTCCAACACGCTCTGGCGGGAGCTGGTGGAGCGGCGTGATCGCGGCACTCCCCAGGTTCTGCCGACGTATGACTCCGGGCTGACGGTACGGTTCGCGTCCGACCGCTCCGACGTCCATCGGCCGGACGGCAGACCCTGGCAGGCCCCCCGCGTGTTGTTCCTGCAGCACGCTTCCGATCCGATCTGCTGGTGGTCGCCGGACCTGCTGTTCCGCCGTCCCGACTGGCTGGAGGAACCGCGTGGTGCGGACGTCAGCCCCTCGATGAGCTGGTACCCCGTCGTCACCTTCGCGCAGGTCACCGCGGACCTGGCCGTCGGCAATTCGACGCCGGTGGGCCACGGGCACCGTTACGGCGACTTCGTGCGGCACTGGGCCGCGATCCTCCCGCCACCGGGCTGGTCCGACGCGGACACCGATCGGGTCGCCGCCGTCCTCGACGGCTGA